In the genome of Photobacterium sp. TY1-4, one region contains:
- a CDS encoding GGDEF and EAL domain-containing protein produces the protein MLKHRLLTLRLAVMAPFTALLLLTVGIIALAQQHSYERMLDEVSGKLLGSYTRSISNDLRVFLGDPFNTNLTIADSIQRHRLYQPPRLTGLEAYLKDAIASLYGHQPQITTIGFGSRDGYFIGFRKQELRQLSLMLKDRRTDNELHIYRGDSHYSDLRYRVSDYDPTTRPWYLPFTQTRTPGWADVYTNQDDTQSLTISAVSPVIDDTDQQLLGMMVTDINLSRINQFLHRESRNFSGSTYIIDQHDRLIASSAQSGNPQLITNLPRPDALITASQQFMAKSSLTGRDSARSFEFSHDNIRYFSRITPYHDEYNLNWHIVVIMPESELLGQLPQLQETGLLAAMLLAGCGLIAGLFILKKITQPITDIARASQQISETHWQVDVRPTFRLQETDQLTSAFTAMSARLQHSFNTLRKQVLYDTLTGLLSREGLLEATKAPHAGQQATLMIIGLKAFSNINDGIGHLNGDRLLRLIAQRLQRNLPGAALLSRIDRYEFAVFIPDLGPAHDAESIADLLLTSFSMPYRVNDIEIIVSARIGVIDGILQQHGMAEWLRNASLALNAAKRQDDHPIRYFTPALLEASQEKTRLAAELNRALENQEFEVHYQPLIALDSGTLCGAEALVRWRSPSRGLVPPFQFIPLAEENGMINELGDQILRQACRETQGMIARGAWPAGFMLHVNLSVRQLQQPDFVLQLKSILADTSLCTSNLTLEITESRLISQPQQVTQTLRQLRRLGIHIAIDDFGTGYSSLAYLADLPFDSLKIDRAFVSQMSASTNYTPVITAIITLARHFQAEIVAEGVETLDQAERLKSLGCHYAQGYYYAKPLPLSDWSTAPVSVAANSADTESSVR, from the coding sequence ATGCTGAAACATCGTCTGCTGACATTGCGTTTAGCGGTAATGGCTCCCTTTACCGCGCTGTTGTTGTTAACGGTCGGGATTATTGCCCTGGCCCAGCAGCACAGCTATGAGCGTATGCTCGACGAAGTCAGCGGCAAATTGCTGGGCTCCTACACCCGCAGCATCAGCAATGATTTACGCGTGTTTCTCGGCGATCCCTTTAACACCAATCTGACCATCGCCGACAGTATCCAGCGCCACCGGCTGTACCAGCCGCCGCGCCTGACCGGCCTCGAAGCCTACCTCAAAGATGCCATTGCCAGCCTGTATGGCCACCAGCCGCAGATTACCACCATCGGCTTTGGCAGCCGGGACGGTTATTTCATCGGCTTTCGCAAGCAGGAGCTGCGCCAGTTGTCGCTGATGCTCAAAGATCGGCGCACCGATAACGAGCTGCACATCTACCGGGGCGACAGCCATTACAGCGACCTCCGCTACCGGGTAAGCGATTACGACCCGACGACCCGGCCCTGGTACCTGCCGTTTACCCAGACCCGAACACCGGGTTGGGCCGACGTCTATACCAACCAGGATGATACCCAGTCGCTGACCATCTCTGCCGTCAGCCCGGTGATTGACGATACCGACCAACAACTGCTCGGCATGATGGTCACCGATATCAATCTCAGCCGGATCAACCAATTCCTGCACCGGGAAAGCCGCAACTTTTCCGGCAGTACCTATATTATTGACCAGCATGATCGGCTGATCGCCAGCTCGGCCCAGTCCGGCAATCCGCAGTTAATCACCAATCTGCCGCGCCCCGATGCCCTGATCACCGCCAGCCAGCAGTTTATGGCCAAGTCCAGCCTGACCGGCCGCGACAGCGCCCGCTCGTTTGAGTTTAGCCATGACAATATCCGTTATTTCAGCCGGATCACCCCCTACCATGACGAATACAACCTGAACTGGCATATTGTGGTGATCATGCCCGAAAGCGAGTTGCTCGGTCAGTTGCCGCAACTGCAGGAAACCGGGTTACTGGCCGCCATGCTGCTGGCCGGCTGCGGGCTCATCGCCGGATTGTTCATCCTGAAGAAAATCACTCAGCCGATCACCGACATTGCCCGGGCCTCGCAACAAATCAGCGAAACCCACTGGCAAGTCGACGTACGCCCGACGTTCCGGCTCCAGGAAACCGACCAGCTGACCTCGGCCTTCACCGCGATGTCGGCGCGACTGCAGCACTCTTTCAATACCCTGCGCAAACAGGTCCTCTACGATACCCTGACGGGGCTCCTGAGCCGGGAAGGCCTGCTGGAAGCAACCAAAGCGCCCCACGCCGGACAACAGGCCACCCTGATGATCATCGGCCTCAAGGCGTTTAGTAATATCAATGACGGCATCGGCCATCTCAATGGCGATCGGCTGCTGAGGCTGATCGCCCAGCGCCTGCAGCGCAACCTGCCCGGGGCTGCCCTGCTCAGCCGGATCGATCGCTACGAATTCGCGGTGTTCATTCCCGATCTGGGCCCGGCTCACGACGCCGAATCGATTGCCGACCTGCTGCTGACCTCCTTCTCGATGCCGTACCGGGTCAACGATATCGAAATCATCGTCTCGGCACGCATCGGGGTGATCGACGGCATCTTGCAGCAACACGGAATGGCCGAATGGCTACGCAATGCCAGCCTGGCCCTCAATGCGGCCAAGCGGCAGGACGACCACCCAATCCGGTATTTCACCCCGGCGTTGCTGGAAGCCTCCCAGGAAAAAACCCGGCTGGCGGCCGAGCTCAACCGTGCCCTGGAAAACCAGGAATTCGAGGTGCACTACCAACCGCTGATCGCCCTGGACAGCGGCACCCTGTGCGGCGCCGAAGCCCTGGTCCGCTGGCGCAGCCCGAGCCGGGGGCTGGTTCCGCCGTTTCAGTTTATCCCGCTGGCGGAAGAGAACGGGATGATTAATGAGCTGGGCGATCAGATCCTGCGCCAGGCCTGCCGGGAGACCCAGGGCATGATCGCGCGTGGCGCCTGGCCGGCCGGCTTCATGCTGCATGTCAACCTGTCGGTCCGCCAACTGCAACAGCCCGATTTCGTGCTGCAGCTCAAATCGATCCTGGCCGACACCAGCCTGTGCACGAGCAACCTGACGCTGGAAATCACCGAATCCCGGCTGATCAGCCAGCCGCAGCAAGTCACCCAGACCCTGCGCCAGTTGCGCCGGCTCGGGATCCACATTGCCATTGATGATTTCGGCACCGGCTACTCCTCGCTGGCCTACCTGGCCGATCTGCCGTTTGACAGCCTGAAAATCGATCGGGCCTTTGTCAGCCAGATGAGTGCCAGTACCAACTACACCCCGGTGATCACCGCCATCATCACCCTGGCTCGCCATTTTCAGGCCGAGATCGTCGCCGAAGGCGTCGAAACCCTCGATCAGGCCGAACGGCTGAAATCACTCGGGTGCCATTACGCCCAGG